The following proteins are co-located in the Rheinheimera salexigens genome:
- a CDS encoding serine hydrolase has translation MSKPFFPSLVIMCCALVLASNCLATENVLSLQPLLTNTNIRNNDQYPILDQVIKQAEKYRVQIIYTQIDRNAQNQPRLTGYQFGLNEQQYFYPASTVKLPIALLALEWLQQHTQYGVNTKTTMLTDSSSATLTAQLADPSTANGLPNIEHYIKKLLLVSDNDASNRLYELLGQDYINKSLAAKGIHNTVINHRLSIPLTSSENRTYNPIRFVDNSNKILYQLPQRHSTTIYRNDTKPKIGQAYFADGKLINQPMDFTDKNRFSLSDFDSTIKRIVFPQLFSANQRFNISAEQRKFMLKYMSMLPAMSIEPKYDVKQYPDNYSKFVMFGGNPQSIPKHIKIFNKTGWSYGHVIDGAYIVDSINNVEFFLTAVVYANENATLNDDNYQIEQIALPFLNQLGNFLYQLELTRTKQHAPDLTEIIQITNKTD, from the coding sequence ATGTCTAAACCATTTTTCCCGAGTCTTGTTATAATGTGTTGTGCATTAGTGCTGGCTAGTAATTGTTTGGCTACTGAAAATGTATTATCACTGCAACCGTTACTCACTAACACTAACATTCGGAATAATGATCAATACCCAATTCTGGATCAGGTCATTAAGCAAGCCGAAAAATATCGTGTCCAAATTATCTATACCCAGATCGATCGTAATGCCCAAAATCAGCCCCGTTTAACTGGCTATCAATTTGGGCTTAATGAGCAACAATACTTTTATCCTGCTAGTACCGTTAAATTACCCATCGCATTGTTAGCTTTAGAATGGCTGCAACAACATACACAATATGGAGTAAACACAAAAACTACTATGCTGACAGATAGCAGTAGTGCCACGCTAACTGCACAGCTGGCCGATCCTAGTACAGCTAATGGATTACCCAATATCGAGCACTATATTAAAAAGTTATTGTTAGTGAGTGATAATGACGCCAGTAATCGACTATATGAATTATTAGGCCAAGACTATATTAATAAATCACTTGCAGCGAAGGGCATACATAATACAGTCATAAACCACAGACTTAGCATACCGTTAACCAGTAGTGAAAATAGAACCTACAATCCCATACGTTTTGTAGATAATAGTAATAAAATTCTGTATCAACTACCACAACGTCATTCCACTACTATATATAGGAATGATACTAAGCCAAAAATTGGTCAGGCTTATTTTGCTGATGGTAAACTTATAAACCAACCAATGGATTTTACCGATAAAAATCGATTCAGCCTTAGTGATTTTGATAGCACTATAAAACGAATTGTATTTCCGCAACTGTTTAGTGCCAATCAGCGTTTCAATATTAGCGCTGAACAGCGTAAATTTATGCTTAAGTATATGTCGATGTTGCCAGCAATGAGTATTGAACCAAAATACGACGTTAAACAATATCCTGATAACTATTCTAAGTTTGTCATGTTTGGTGGCAATCCCCAGTCAATACCCAAGCACATTAAGATATTTAATAAAACAGGTTGGTCTTATGGTCATGTCATCGATGGTGCCTATATAGTAGACAGCATAAATAATGTAGAGTTTTTCCTAACGGCAGTAGTTTATGCAAACGAAAATGCAACGTTAAATGATGATAACTATCAAATTGAACAGATAGCGTTACCATTTTTAAATCAATTAGGTAATTTTTTATACCAATTAGAGTTAACCCGCACTAAACAACACGCTCCAGATCTAACAGAGATAATTCAGATCACTAACAAAACAGATTAA